A genomic stretch from Eptesicus fuscus isolate TK198812 chromosome 15, DD_ASM_mEF_20220401, whole genome shotgun sequence includes:
- the BSPRY gene encoding B box and SPRY domain-containing protein isoform X1, protein MSAESAGPVPGPGPGPEPGPLCPEHGQALKWFCCSERRPVCAACTELGGRCQGHRIRPAGERAEELRNKIVDQCERLQLQSAGITKYMAEVLPGKNQRAVSMASAARELVIQRLGLVRSLCETEEQRLLERVHGEEERAHQSILTQRVHWAEALQKLDTIRTSLVDMLTHTDDLQLIQKEQEIFERTEEAEGILDPQESKKLNFNETCAWSPLLTQLWATAALGSLSGTEDVRIEERTVSPFLQLSDDGRTLTFNAKKSKACADGPERFDHWPNALAATSFQSGLHAWMVNVQNSCAYKVGVALGQLPRKGSGSDSRLGHNAYSWVFSRYDQEFCFSHDGQHEPLGLLRCPAQLGVLLDLQAQELLFYDPASGTVLHTHHASFPGPLFPVFAVADQTISIVH, encoded by the exons ATGTCCGCGGAGAGCGCGGGACCGGTTCCAGGACCCGGGCCGGGACCTGAGCCGGGGCCTCTCTGCCCGGAGCACGGCCAGGCTCTGAAGTGGTTCTGCTGCTCCGAGCGGCGGCCGGTGTGCGCCGCCTGCACGGAGCTCGGCGGCCGCTGCCAGGGCCACCGCATCCGCCCGGCGGGGGAGCGCGCCGAAGAGCTGCGG AACAAGATTGTGGACCAGTGTGAGAGACTGCAGTTACAGAGTGCTGGCATCACCAAGTACATGGCTGAGGTCCTACCAGGGAAGAACCAGAGAGCAGTG AGCATGGCCAGTGCAGCGCGGGAACTGGTCATCCAGCGGCTGGGTCTGGTGAGGAGTCTATGTGAGACTGAGGAGCAGCGGTTGCTGGAACGGGTGCATGGCGAAGAGGAGCGGGCCCACCAGAGCATCCTGACGCAGCGAGTGCACTGGGCTGAGGCTTTGCAGAAGCTCGACACCATCCGCACCAGCCTGGTGGACATGCTCACCCATACGGATGACCTCCAGCTGATT CAGAAGGAGCAGGAGATTTTTGAGAG GACTGAGGAAGCAGAGGGCATTTTGGATCCCCAGGAGTCGAAAAAGTTAAACTTTAATGAGACGTGTGCTTGGAGCCCACTTCTGACCCAACTCTGGGCAACAGCAGCTCTCGGCTCGCTCTCAG GCACAGAGGATGTGCGCATCGAGGAGAGGACTGTCAGCCCCTTCCTGCAACTGTCAGATGATGGAAGGACTCTGACCTTCAACGCCAAGAAGTCCAAGGCCTGTGCAGATGGCCCAGAGCGCTTTGACCACTGGCCCAATGCCCTGGCCGCCACCTCCTTCCAGTCTGGGCTGCACGCGTGGATGGTAAATGTGCAGAACAGTTGTGCCTACAAGGTGGGCGTGGCCTTAGGCCAGCTGCCCCGTAAGGGTTCTGGCAGTGACTCTCGTCTGGGCCACAATGCCTACTCCTGGGTCTTCTCCCGCTACGACCAAGAGTTCTGCTTCTCACACGACGGGCAGCATGAGCCCCTGGGGCTGCTGCGCTGCCCAGCACAGCTGGGCGTGCTGCTGGACTTGCAGGCCCAGGAGCTGCTATTCTACGACCCAGCCTCGGGCACGGTGCTCCACACGCACCATGCGTCCTTCCCTGGGCCCCTCTTCCCAGTCTTTGCTGTGGCTGACCAGACCATTTCCATTGTCCACTGA
- the BSPRY gene encoding B box and SPRY domain-containing protein isoform X3, translated as MSAESAGPVPGPGPGPEPGPLCPEHGQALKWFCCSERRPVCAACTELGGRCQGHRIRPAGERAEELRNKIVDQCERLQLQSAGITKYMAEVLPGKNQRAVSMASAARELVIQRLGLVRSLCETEEQRLLERVHGEEERAHQSILTQRVHWAEALQKLDTIRTSLVDMLTHTDDLQLIQKEQEIFERTEEAEGILDPQESKKLNFNETCAWSPLLTQLWATAALGSLSGTEDVRIEERTVSPFLQLSDDGRTLTFNAKKSKACADGPERFDHWPNALAATSFQSGLHAWMRPVPSSQQCCHAPHCRILAHLVLSSGLLVRFPLLHKEVRTLPFPLTSGRSPSPICYSLSQTLYFLPSTY; from the exons ATGTCCGCGGAGAGCGCGGGACCGGTTCCAGGACCCGGGCCGGGACCTGAGCCGGGGCCTCTCTGCCCGGAGCACGGCCAGGCTCTGAAGTGGTTCTGCTGCTCCGAGCGGCGGCCGGTGTGCGCCGCCTGCACGGAGCTCGGCGGCCGCTGCCAGGGCCACCGCATCCGCCCGGCGGGGGAGCGCGCCGAAGAGCTGCGG AACAAGATTGTGGACCAGTGTGAGAGACTGCAGTTACAGAGTGCTGGCATCACCAAGTACATGGCTGAGGTCCTACCAGGGAAGAACCAGAGAGCAGTG AGCATGGCCAGTGCAGCGCGGGAACTGGTCATCCAGCGGCTGGGTCTGGTGAGGAGTCTATGTGAGACTGAGGAGCAGCGGTTGCTGGAACGGGTGCATGGCGAAGAGGAGCGGGCCCACCAGAGCATCCTGACGCAGCGAGTGCACTGGGCTGAGGCTTTGCAGAAGCTCGACACCATCCGCACCAGCCTGGTGGACATGCTCACCCATACGGATGACCTCCAGCTGATT CAGAAGGAGCAGGAGATTTTTGAGAG GACTGAGGAAGCAGAGGGCATTTTGGATCCCCAGGAGTCGAAAAAGTTAAACTTTAATGAGACGTGTGCTTGGAGCCCACTTCTGACCCAACTCTGGGCAACAGCAGCTCTCGGCTCGCTCTCAG GCACAGAGGATGTGCGCATCGAGGAGAGGACTGTCAGCCCCTTCCTGCAACTGTCAGATGATGGAAGGACTCTGACCTTCAACGCCAAGAAGTCCAAGGCCTGTGCAGATGGCCCAGAGCGCTTTGACCACTGGCCCAATGCCCTGGCCGCCACCTCCTTCCAGTCTGGGCTGCACGCGTGGATG CGCCCAGTTCCCAGCTCCCAGCAGTGCTGCCACGCTCCTCACTGCAGGATCTTGGCACACTTGGTGTTATCCTCAGGGCTTCTGGTGCGCTTCCCTCTGCTCCATAAGGAGGTAAGGACCCTTCCTTTTCCCTTGACCTCAGGGAGGTCCCCTTCCCCCATCTGTTATTCTCTGTCTCAGAccctttattttcttccaagCACTTATTAG
- the BSPRY gene encoding B box and SPRY domain-containing protein isoform X2 has protein sequence MSAESAGPVPGPGPGPEPGPLCPEHGQALKWFCCSERRPVCAACTELGGRCQGHRIRPAGERAEELRNKIVDQCERLQLQSAGITKYMAEVLPGKNQRAVSMASAARELVIQRLGLVRSLCETEEQRLLERVHGEEERAHQSILTQRVHWAEALQKLDTIRTSLVDMLTHTDDLQLIKEQEIFERTEEAEGILDPQESKKLNFNETCAWSPLLTQLWATAALGSLSGTEDVRIEERTVSPFLQLSDDGRTLTFNAKKSKACADGPERFDHWPNALAATSFQSGLHAWMVNVQNSCAYKVGVALGQLPRKGSGSDSRLGHNAYSWVFSRYDQEFCFSHDGQHEPLGLLRCPAQLGVLLDLQAQELLFYDPASGTVLHTHHASFPGPLFPVFAVADQTISIVH, from the exons ATGTCCGCGGAGAGCGCGGGACCGGTTCCAGGACCCGGGCCGGGACCTGAGCCGGGGCCTCTCTGCCCGGAGCACGGCCAGGCTCTGAAGTGGTTCTGCTGCTCCGAGCGGCGGCCGGTGTGCGCCGCCTGCACGGAGCTCGGCGGCCGCTGCCAGGGCCACCGCATCCGCCCGGCGGGGGAGCGCGCCGAAGAGCTGCGG AACAAGATTGTGGACCAGTGTGAGAGACTGCAGTTACAGAGTGCTGGCATCACCAAGTACATGGCTGAGGTCCTACCAGGGAAGAACCAGAGAGCAGTG AGCATGGCCAGTGCAGCGCGGGAACTGGTCATCCAGCGGCTGGGTCTGGTGAGGAGTCTATGTGAGACTGAGGAGCAGCGGTTGCTGGAACGGGTGCATGGCGAAGAGGAGCGGGCCCACCAGAGCATCCTGACGCAGCGAGTGCACTGGGCTGAGGCTTTGCAGAAGCTCGACACCATCCGCACCAGCCTGGTGGACATGCTCACCCATACGGATGACCTCCAGCTGATT AAGGAGCAGGAGATTTTTGAGAG GACTGAGGAAGCAGAGGGCATTTTGGATCCCCAGGAGTCGAAAAAGTTAAACTTTAATGAGACGTGTGCTTGGAGCCCACTTCTGACCCAACTCTGGGCAACAGCAGCTCTCGGCTCGCTCTCAG GCACAGAGGATGTGCGCATCGAGGAGAGGACTGTCAGCCCCTTCCTGCAACTGTCAGATGATGGAAGGACTCTGACCTTCAACGCCAAGAAGTCCAAGGCCTGTGCAGATGGCCCAGAGCGCTTTGACCACTGGCCCAATGCCCTGGCCGCCACCTCCTTCCAGTCTGGGCTGCACGCGTGGATGGTAAATGTGCAGAACAGTTGTGCCTACAAGGTGGGCGTGGCCTTAGGCCAGCTGCCCCGTAAGGGTTCTGGCAGTGACTCTCGTCTGGGCCACAATGCCTACTCCTGGGTCTTCTCCCGCTACGACCAAGAGTTCTGCTTCTCACACGACGGGCAGCATGAGCCCCTGGGGCTGCTGCGCTGCCCAGCACAGCTGGGCGTGCTGCTGGACTTGCAGGCCCAGGAGCTGCTATTCTACGACCCAGCCTCGGGCACGGTGCTCCACACGCACCATGCGTCCTTCCCTGGGCCCCTCTTCCCAGTCTTTGCTGTGGCTGACCAGACCATTTCCATTGTCCACTGA
- the HDHD3 gene encoding haloacid dehalogenase-like hydrolase domain-containing protein 3: MTHQLQIRLLTWDVKDTLLRLRRPVGEQYASSARAHGLKVEAPVLEQAFRQVFRAQSHSFPNYGLSQGLTSRQWWQDVVLQTFHLAGARDAQAVAPIADQLYKDFSSPCTWQVLEGAEDTLRGCRKRGLRLAVVSNFDQRLEGILMGLGLREHFDFVLTSGATGWCKPDPRIFHEALRLAHVEPAVAAHIGDSYHYDYKGARAAGMHSFLVVGPGPLDPVVKDSVPQEHILPSLPHLLPALNRLENSSTGV; encoded by the coding sequence ATGACTCACCAGCTACAGATACGACTGCTGACGTGGGACGTGAAGGACACACTGTTGAGGCTCCGCCGGCCCGTGGGGGAGCAATATGCCTCCAGCGCTCGGGCCCATGGGCTGAAGGTGGAGGCCCCGGTCCTGGAACAAGCCTTCCGGCAGGTGTTCAGGGCTCAGAGCCACAGCTTCCCCAACTATGGCTTGAGCCAGGGCCTCACCAGCCGCCAGTGGTGGCAGGATGTGGTCCTGCAGACCTTCCACCTGGCGGGTGCTCGGGATGCCCAGGCTGTGGCCCCCATCGCTGACCAGCTCTACAAAGACTTCAGCAGCCCCTGTACCTGGCAGGTGTTGGAGGGAGCTGAGGACACCCTGAGGGGGTGCCGAAAGCGAGGTCTGAGGCTAGCAGTGGTCTCCAACTTTGACCAGCGACTAGAGGGTATCCTGATGGGTCTTGGTTTGCGGGAACATTTTGACTTTGTGCTGACTTCTGGGGCTACTGGCTGGTGCAAGCCGGACCCCCGCATTTTCCATGAAGCCTTGCGGCTTGCTCATGTAGAGCCAGCAGTGGCGGCCCATATTGGGGACAGTTACCACTATGATTATAAGGGGGCACGGGCTGCAGGCATGCACAGCTTTCTAGTAGTTGGCCCGGGGCCTCTGGaccctgtggtcaaagattctgtaCCCCAAGAACATatcctcccctcactgccccatctCCTGCCTGCCCTTAACCGCCTGGAGAACTCATCCACAGGGGTGTGA
- the ALAD gene encoding delta-aminolevulinic acid dehydratase isoform X2: MQPQSVLHSGYFHPLLRTWQAAATTFSASNLIYPIFVTDVPDDVQPIASLPGVARYGVNRLEEMLRPLVEEGLRCVLVFGVPSRVPKDERGSAADAEDSPAVEAIRLLRKTFPSLLVACDVCLCPYTSHGHCGLLSENGAFQAKESRQRLAEVALAYAKAGCQVVAPSDMMDGRVEAIKEALMAHGFGNRVSVMSYSAKFASCFYGPFRDAAQSSPAFGDRRCYQLPPGARGLALRAVDRDVREGADMVMVKPGMPYLDIVREVKNKHPELPLAVYHVSGEFAMLWHGAQAGAFDLKAAVLEVMTAFRRAGADIIITYYTPQLLQWLKA; encoded by the exons ATGCAGCCTCAGTCTGTTCTCCACAGCGGCTACTTCCACCCACTGCTTCGGACCTGGCAGGCAGCCGCCACCACGTTCAGTGCCTCCAACCTCATCTACCCCATCTTTGTCAC GGATGTTCCTGATGATGTACAGCCTATTGCCAGCCTTCCGGGAGTGGCCAG GTATGGTGTGAACCGGCTAGAAGAGATGCTGAGGCCCCTGGTGGAAGAGGGCCTGCGCTGCGTCCTGGTCTTTGGTGTCCCCAGTAGAGTTCCCAAG GATGAGCGGGGCTCTGCAGCGGACGCTGAGGACTCCCCGGCCGTCGAGGCAATCCGTCTGTTGCGCAAGACCTTCCCCAGCCTGCTGGTGGCCTGCGACGTCTGCCTGTGCCCCTACACCTCCCATGGTCACTGTG GGCTTCTGAGCGAGAATGGGGCTTTCCAGGCCAAGGAGAGCCGCCAGCGGCTGGCAGAGGTGGCTCTGGCCTATGCCAAGGCAG GATGTCAGGTGGTAGCCCCGTCGGACATGATGGATGGACGCGTGGAAGCCATCAAGGAGGCTCTGATGGCACATGGATTTGGCAACAGG GTATCGGTGATGAGCTATAGTGCCAAATTTGCTTCCTGTTTCTATGGACCTTTCCG GGACGCGGCCCAGTCAAGCCCAGCTTTTGGAGACCGCCGCTGCTACCAGCTGCCACCGGGAGCACGAGGCCTGGCGCTCCGAGCAGTG GACCGGGATGTCCGGGAAGGAGCCGACATGGTCATGGTGAAGCCGGGAATGCCCTACCTGGATATTGTGCGGGAGGTGAAGAACAAG CACCCAGAGCTCCCTCTCGCCGTGTACCACGTTTCTGGAGAGTTTGCTATGCTGTGGCACGGAGCCCAGGCTGGAGCGTTTGATCTCAAGGCCGCTGTTCTGGAGGTCATGACTGCCTTCCGCAGAGCTG GTGCCGACATCATCATCACCTACTACACACCTCAGCTATTGCAGTGGCTGAAGGCTTGA
- the ALAD gene encoding delta-aminolevulinic acid dehydratase isoform X1 → MQESRRACGAEHPEDTPGALNSNQLATLYPDCSPCSLSLFSTAATSTHCFGPGRQPPPRSVPPTSSTPSLSRPGLGQAGEPDTGPYPPPNISTSIFLPGSPTIPPSHPFTTGPFHSYQSIAHPHSCRDVPDDVQPIASLPGVARYGVNRLEEMLRPLVEEGLRCVLVFGVPSRVPKDERGSAADAEDSPAVEAIRLLRKTFPSLLVACDVCLCPYTSHGHCGLLSENGAFQAKESRQRLAEVALAYAKAGCQVVAPSDMMDGRVEAIKEALMAHGFGNRVSVMSYSAKFASCFYGPFRDAAQSSPAFGDRRCYQLPPGARGLALRAVDRDVREGADMVMVKPGMPYLDIVREVKNKHPELPLAVYHVSGEFAMLWHGAQAGAFDLKAAVLEVMTAFRRAGADIIITYYTPQLLQWLKA, encoded by the exons ATGCAGGAATCCAGAAGAGCTTGCGG AGCTGAACACCCAGAAGATACCCCAGGAGCCCTCAATTCCAACCAGCTGGCTACCCTGTACCCTGACTGCTCACCATGCAGCCTCAGTCTGTTCTCCACAGCGGCTACTTCCACCCACTGCTTCGGACCTGGCAGGCAGCCGCCACCACGTTCAGTGCCTCCAACCTCATCTACCCCATCTTTGTCAC GCCCTGGGCTTGGCCAGGCAGGGGAACCAGACACTGGACCCTATCCTCCTCCCAACATCTCCACTTCCATATTCCTTCCCGGCTCCCCAACCATCCCCCCTAGTCACCCCTTCACCACTGGCCCTTTCCACAGCTACCAATCCATAGCCCACCCCCACTCTTGCAGGGATGTTCCTGATGATGTACAGCCTATTGCCAGCCTTCCGGGAGTGGCCAG GTATGGTGTGAACCGGCTAGAAGAGATGCTGAGGCCCCTGGTGGAAGAGGGCCTGCGCTGCGTCCTGGTCTTTGGTGTCCCCAGTAGAGTTCCCAAG GATGAGCGGGGCTCTGCAGCGGACGCTGAGGACTCCCCGGCCGTCGAGGCAATCCGTCTGTTGCGCAAGACCTTCCCCAGCCTGCTGGTGGCCTGCGACGTCTGCCTGTGCCCCTACACCTCCCATGGTCACTGTG GGCTTCTGAGCGAGAATGGGGCTTTCCAGGCCAAGGAGAGCCGCCAGCGGCTGGCAGAGGTGGCTCTGGCCTATGCCAAGGCAG GATGTCAGGTGGTAGCCCCGTCGGACATGATGGATGGACGCGTGGAAGCCATCAAGGAGGCTCTGATGGCACATGGATTTGGCAACAGG GTATCGGTGATGAGCTATAGTGCCAAATTTGCTTCCTGTTTCTATGGACCTTTCCG GGACGCGGCCCAGTCAAGCCCAGCTTTTGGAGACCGCCGCTGCTACCAGCTGCCACCGGGAGCACGAGGCCTGGCGCTCCGAGCAGTG GACCGGGATGTCCGGGAAGGAGCCGACATGGTCATGGTGAAGCCGGGAATGCCCTACCTGGATATTGTGCGGGAGGTGAAGAACAAG CACCCAGAGCTCCCTCTCGCCGTGTACCACGTTTCTGGAGAGTTTGCTATGCTGTGGCACGGAGCCCAGGCTGGAGCGTTTGATCTCAAGGCCGCTGTTCTGGAGGTCATGACTGCCTTCCGCAGAGCTG GTGCCGACATCATCATCACCTACTACACACCTCAGCTATTGCAGTGGCTGAAGGCTTGA